A stretch of the Filimonas lacunae genome encodes the following:
- a CDS encoding response regulator produces the protein MNTATLTFLVDDDAAYLYGIRKLIEYHHLCDKVVPFENGQQAMDYIRTHMDDASMLPDYILLDLEMPVMDGWQFMEEFMLIEPLMARKVTVYIVSSSIDERDKQKAKSISAITDYLVKPMNTQSLREVFQFVEEG, from the coding sequence ATGAATACCGCCACACTAACCTTTTTAGTAGACGATGATGCTGCCTATTTATATGGAATAAGGAAGCTGATTGAATATCACCATTTGTGCGATAAGGTGGTGCCATTTGAAAACGGACAACAGGCAATGGACTATATCAGAACGCATATGGATGATGCTTCGATGTTACCGGACTATATATTGCTGGATCTGGAAATGCCTGTAATGGACGGGTGGCAGTTTATGGAAGAGTTTATGCTTATTGAGCCGTTGATGGCGAGGAAAGTAACTGTGTATATTGTAAGCTCGTCTATTGATGAAAGGGATAAGCAGAAAGCGAAATCGATAAGTGCCATCACTGATTATTTAGTAAAACCCATGAACACGCAAAGTTTGAGAGAAGTGTTTCAATTTGTAGAGGAAGGCTAA
- the fabV gene encoding enoyl-ACP reductase FabV, whose product MIIVPKVRGFICLTSHPVGCAQNVVNQINYVKSKGAINGPKKVLVIGASTGFGLASRITSAFGANASTIGVYFEKPAAEGKPGSPGWYNTAAFEAEAQSAGLYAKSINGDAFSKEIKQKTIELIKADLGQIDLVIYSLASPRRTHPVTGVVHNSVLKPIGETFRNKTVDFHTGVVSEVSIEPCTEEDIANTIAVMGGEDWEMWMDELKAAGVLANGATTVAYSYIGPKLTEPVYRKGTIGMAKDHLEKTAFVIDEKLKDLNGHAYVSVNKALVTQASSAIPVIPLYISLLYKVMKAKGLHEGCIEQMQRLFATRLFNGSKVPVDEKGRIRVDDWEMREDVQAEVAALWAEATTESLPNIGDLAGYRNDFFNLFGFEFPGINYEADVNEMVAVPGLV is encoded by the coding sequence ATGATTATTGTACCTAAAGTACGCGGATTTATCTGCTTAACATCCCACCCCGTTGGATGTGCGCAAAATGTAGTAAACCAGATTAACTACGTAAAATCAAAAGGAGCTATCAACGGTCCTAAAAAAGTATTGGTAATAGGTGCTTCTACCGGTTTTGGTTTGGCATCGCGCATTACCAGCGCCTTTGGAGCCAATGCTTCTACTATAGGTGTTTATTTTGAAAAACCGGCAGCAGAAGGCAAGCCTGGCAGTCCGGGTTGGTATAACACCGCTGCTTTTGAAGCGGAAGCGCAAAGTGCGGGATTATATGCCAAAAGCATTAACGGTGATGCGTTTTCTAAAGAGATCAAGCAAAAGACCATAGAGCTGATCAAGGCCGATCTGGGCCAGATAGACCTGGTTATTTACAGCCTGGCTTCTCCACGCAGAACACATCCTGTTACCGGTGTTGTACATAACAGTGTATTAAAACCTATTGGCGAAACTTTCCGTAACAAAACGGTAGATTTTCATACCGGTGTTGTTTCTGAAGTGTCAATTGAACCTTGCACAGAAGAAGATATTGCCAATACCATTGCCGTAATGGGTGGGGAAGATTGGGAAATGTGGATGGATGAGTTAAAAGCGGCTGGTGTGCTGGCTAATGGTGCTACTACCGTTGCTTACTCTTATATCGGGCCAAAATTAACCGAGCCGGTATACCGTAAGGGCACCATCGGTATGGCTAAAGATCACCTGGAAAAGACTGCATTTGTTATTGATGAAAAGCTGAAAGACCTTAACGGTCATGCTTACGTATCGGTAAACAAGGCATTGGTTACCCAGGCAAGCTCTGCTATTCCTGTTATTCCTTTGTATATTTCTTTGCTGTATAAAGTAATGAAGGCAAAAGGTCTGCATGAAGGTTGTATTGAGCAGATGCAGCGTTTATTTGCAACCCGTTTATTCAACGGCAGCAAAGTGCCTGTAGATGAGAAAGGCCGTATTCGTGTAGACGACTGGGAAATGCGCGAAGATGTGCAGGCAGAAGTGGCTGCACTGTGGGCAGAAGCTACTACCGAAAGCCTGCCAAACATTGGCGACCTGGCTGGTTATAGAAATGACTTCTTTAACCTGTTTGGTTTTGAATTTCCTGGCATCAACTACGAAGCGGATGTAAATGAAATGGTAGCAGTTCCTGGTTTAGTATAA
- the pepE gene encoding dipeptidase PepE: protein MKNVVLASTSTLYGGTYLDYLLPVVTELFAGADEIIFIPYARPGGISHDDYTANAAAFFANAGIYVRGLHTFDNPAEAIAQGKGFFTGGGNTFLLVKQLHELQLMHVLEQAVKKGAPYLGTSAGSNIGGVNMQTTNDMPIVYPPSFATMGLVPFNLNPHYLDPIPGLPHMGETRETRIKEFHTQNDIPVVGLREGGWIRVKGEHITLEGTPDARIFLPGKAAYETKTGADLVF, encoded by the coding sequence ATGAAAAATGTAGTACTTGCCAGCACTTCCACCTTATATGGTGGAACTTACCTGGATTACCTGCTGCCGGTGGTAACTGAATTGTTTGCAGGAGCAGACGAAATTATATTTATTCCTTATGCGCGTCCTGGCGGTATCTCGCACGACGATTATACTGCCAATGCGGCTGCCTTTTTTGCCAATGCCGGCATTTATGTTCGGGGGCTGCACACGTTTGATAACCCCGCCGAAGCCATAGCGCAAGGTAAAGGCTTTTTTACCGGTGGGGGCAATACCTTTTTGCTGGTGAAGCAACTACACGAGCTGCAGTTGATGCATGTGCTGGAACAGGCGGTAAAAAAAGGTGCCCCTTATTTAGGCACCAGTGCGGGCAGTAATATTGGTGGGGTGAATATGCAAACTACTAACGATATGCCTATTGTGTACCCGCCTTCTTTTGCAACTATGGGGCTGGTACCGTTTAATCTGAATCCGCATTACCTGGACCCGATTCCAGGGCTGCCACATATGGGCGAAACGCGGGAAACCCGCATCAAAGAGTTTCATACTCAAAACGATATACCTGTGGTAGGCCTGCGGGAAGGAGGCTGGATAAGGGTGAAGGGGGAGCATATTACCCTGGAAGGCACGCCGGATGCCCGCATTTTTTTGCCGGGTAAAGCGGCTTATGAGACGAAAACAGGTGCCGATTTGGTTTTTTAG
- a CDS encoding HEAT repeat domain-containing protein → MFTIAGYPTFIKVALIIIAIAFAGVLCCFITIVVLRLRTRITDRRTKWHLHLIDHLLTQEIVMNEQLHKGFAPDEIELALEPFNVLPLHKQWCRNLLVQRIIYYRRGLSGNTTRLLRKLYMSLHLYRKPEYQITSFTPKEIVQGLSELCSMDVAIDKDYLMSLARHHNRNVMEMARCASVRLLRKPFCFFKEVKQPILPWERLELLRLLSLRTDITIPSFAHWISRRYHPSVVSFCIRAAACYQQFEAIPLLVALLDSEDLQLRADAVNALGKLMAENAEEHLVNMYAQQPEAIKLEILKALGRIGSGHCLYFLEREFLQSEDFDVRKNSARSIVNHKAFAMNLVKRLTINTLGLPHQIMLHSLNPLNRN, encoded by the coding sequence ATGTTTACAATAGCGGGTTATCCCACTTTTATAAAAGTGGCTTTGATAATTATTGCCATAGCTTTTGCAGGCGTGCTATGTTGCTTTATTACTATAGTGGTTTTGCGCCTGCGCACGCGTATTACTGACAGGCGCACTAAATGGCATTTGCATTTAATTGACCACCTGCTTACCCAGGAGATTGTAATGAACGAGCAGCTGCACAAAGGCTTTGCACCGGATGAAATTGAACTGGCACTGGAACCTTTTAATGTGTTGCCTTTGCATAAACAATGGTGCCGTAACCTGCTGGTACAGCGTATTATTTATTATCGACGGGGGCTATCAGGCAATACTACCAGGCTGTTGCGAAAATTGTATATGAGCCTGCATCTGTATCGTAAGCCTGAGTATCAGATTACATCATTCACTCCGAAGGAGATAGTGCAGGGGCTAAGTGAATTATGCAGCATGGATGTTGCTATAGATAAGGATTACCTGATGTCTTTAGCCCGGCATCATAACCGCAATGTAATGGAAATGGCCCGGTGTGCCAGTGTGCGTTTGTTGCGGAAACCTTTCTGCTTTTTTAAAGAAGTGAAGCAGCCCATTTTACCCTGGGAGAGACTGGAGTTGCTGCGTTTGTTATCCCTGCGAACAGATATTACCATTCCCTCTTTTGCTCATTGGATAAGCCGACGCTATCATCCCAGTGTGGTATCGTTTTGCATCAGGGCAGCTGCCTGTTATCAACAGTTTGAAGCTATACCCCTATTGGTGGCTTTGCTGGATTCGGAAGATTTGCAGCTTAGGGCAGATGCGGTGAATGCATTGGGAAAACTAATGGCAGAGAATGCAGAAGAGCACCTGGTGAACATGTATGCCCAACAACCGGAAGCTATAAAATTGGAAATATTAAAAGCACTGGGCAGAATAGGTAGCGGACATTGCCTGTACTTTCTGGAACGGGAGTTTTTGCAGTCGGAAGATTTTGATGTGCGTAAAAACTCGGCACGTTCTATCGTTAACCACAAAGCGTTTGCTATGAACCTGGTGAAACGCCTTACCATCAATACCCTGGGTCTGCCGCATCAGATAATGCTGCATAGTCTTAACCCATTAAACCGTAACTAA
- a CDS encoding PorP/SprF family type IX secretion system membrane protein yields the protein MKRAVWLGIGMLLAVTGKVAAQQDVQFSQYIFNGLSVNPAYAGYQENLHLHAAYRQQWAGFPGAPKTGLVSLDGLTNAREDRVGIGGQITWDKLGPQESTSLYGSYAYRIPMNEEGDRRLSLGIGFGFTQYSLNGSEYEYRDANDPFVPLGKVSTFVPDARFGVFYTTPLSFIGVSVLDLFSVARDRKLYYGNGVTYTTLNKTRHLYVSAGTVLELSENVKLKPSFMLKEDFNGPANLDINTFVLLADRLWLGGSYRTGIKALGKSNLQTNLSSNDAVSVMLEVFANDNVRIGYSYDFMTNGLSGYQKGSHELSIGILFTKENPELSKVRCYKYF from the coding sequence ATGAAAAGAGCAGTGTGGTTAGGTATAGGTATGTTGCTGGCGGTTACCGGAAAGGTAGCCGCGCAGCAGGATGTACAGTTTAGTCAGTACATATTTAACGGGTTGAGTGTAAACCCTGCCTATGCCGGCTACCAGGAAAATTTGCATTTGCATGCGGCTTACCGCCAGCAGTGGGCAGGTTTTCCGGGAGCGCCTAAAACAGGACTTGTATCGCTGGATGGTTTAACCAATGCCCGTGAAGACAGGGTGGGGATAGGCGGGCAAATAACCTGGGATAAACTGGGGCCACAGGAATCTACTTCGTTGTACGGTTCATATGCCTATCGTATTCCTATGAACGAGGAGGGCGATCGCAGGCTTTCGCTGGGTATTGGTTTTGGCTTTACACAATACTCTTTAAATGGCAGTGAGTATGAATATCGGGATGCCAATGATCCTTTTGTGCCGTTGGGTAAAGTATCCACTTTTGTTCCTGATGCGCGGTTTGGGGTGTTTTATACAACGCCTTTATCTTTTATAGGGGTGAGTGTGCTGGATTTGTTTTCGGTGGCGCGTGACCGCAAACTGTATTACGGCAATGGGGTAACCTATACTACGCTGAATAAAACAAGGCACTTATATGTGAGTGCCGGCACCGTGCTGGAACTGTCGGAAAATGTGAAGCTGAAACCTTCCTTTATGTTGAAAGAAGACTTTAATGGACCCGCCAATTTAGATATCAACACCTTTGTTTTACTGGCCGACAGGTTGTGGCTGGGCGGATCGTACCGTACAGGTATAAAGGCATTGGGTAAAAGCAACCTGCAAACAAACCTGAGCAGCAATGATGCTGTGAGCGTGATGCTGGAAGTGTTTGCCAATGATAATGTACGGATAGGGTATTCGTACGATTTTATGACCAATGGCTTATCCGGCTACCAGAAAGGATCGCATGAATTGTCTATCGGTATCCTGTTTACCAAAGAGAATCCCGAATTGTCGAAGGTGCGATGCTATAAATACTTTTAG
- a CDS encoding histidine kinase dimerization/phospho-acceptor domain-containing protein translates to MCALSNKSDYTSKKNFIALQQLLHSREKEITQLKHDLRTPVTSIQLIAEFIINNSSDDINDHKEKLAIIIECCQQINTQLEHSPMHDIAL, encoded by the coding sequence ATGTGTGCCTTATCCAACAAAAGCGACTATACCTCCAAAAAAAACTTCATTGCTTTGCAGCAACTATTGCACAGCAGGGAAAAAGAAATTACACAACTAAAGCACGATTTAAGAACACCTGTCACAAGTATTCAACTGATAGCAGAATTTATTATCAATAATTCTTCAGATGACATTAACGATCACAAAGAAAAGCTGGCTATCATTATTGAATGCTGCCAGCAAATCAACACACAGCTGGAACATTCGCCTATGCATGATATAGCACTTTAG
- a CDS encoding sensor histidine kinase, with amino-acid sequence MGMNGQNSLQKASLFKLIVPGNDADDTIKLNKLEECSMEADNNDLQRLQDYKEELEASKRLLAETCAIAKVGGWHYQLLNRKLTWTPAAYEIYEKDTSYIPHPDTVAELFRPDYSKQAIAKIKEAVAAGLSWEHDGLLLFEGGRSKWVKVKGEPIRDEHDQLVAYKGFVMDINDTMLERIENDKYREALEVRDHLLNEVGAMARVGGWKVNLQQRVMYWTREVYRIHELPEGTPLSLEEAFSYYTPKSQLLLRDAVKRATDYLIPYDMELELTTVTGKKIWVRSIGKAILDENGKAKALIGTLQNIQDHKVREAQLQQQHNIIKEQKERLENFAHIVSHNLRSHAASITVSLEVLPLATEEEKQEIIQNIERISTNLHETLYHLNEVIKIKNDSRDAIQTLYFKDVFEQVMHVLDLQMKKNKARITADFSGCDQVQHIPAYMESILLNLVSNAIKYRSPDRLPEIKICTTRHNGKVRLTITDNGLGIDLHKNGHKIFGMYKTFHEHPDAKGIGLFITKNQIETLGGTIEVESQVDEGTTFVITML; translated from the coding sequence ATGGGAATGAATGGCCAAAACTCCTTACAAAAGGCCAGCTTGTTTAAGCTGATAGTGCCCGGAAATGATGCTGATGATACCATTAAACTTAATAAGCTGGAAGAATGCTCTATGGAGGCTGATAATAACGATTTGCAAAGATTGCAGGACTATAAGGAAGAACTGGAAGCTAGTAAGCGGTTGCTGGCTGAAACCTGCGCCATAGCAAAAGTAGGCGGGTGGCATTATCAGTTACTGAACCGTAAGTTAACCTGGACACCTGCCGCTTACGAAATTTACGAAAAAGATACCTCTTATATTCCTCATCCCGATACCGTTGCTGAACTGTTTCGGCCTGATTATAGTAAACAGGCGATCGCTAAAATTAAAGAAGCTGTTGCAGCAGGGCTTTCTTGGGAACATGATGGGTTATTGCTGTTTGAGGGGGGAAGAAGTAAATGGGTGAAGGTAAAAGGAGAGCCTATACGGGATGAGCATGATCAGTTGGTAGCCTATAAGGGCTTTGTGATGGATATTAATGATACTATGCTGGAAAGGATAGAAAACGATAAATACCGCGAAGCGCTGGAGGTACGTGATCATTTGCTGAATGAAGTGGGGGCTATGGCCAGGGTAGGTGGCTGGAAAGTGAATTTGCAGCAAAGAGTGATGTACTGGACCAGGGAAGTATATCGCATTCACGAACTACCCGAGGGTACGCCACTTTCGCTGGAAGAAGCTTTTTCGTATTATACCCCTAAATCGCAACTGCTGCTGCGGGATGCTGTTAAACGGGCCACGGATTACCTGATACCTTACGATATGGAGTTAGAGTTGACAACTGTTACCGGTAAGAAGATATGGGTACGCTCCATTGGTAAGGCCATACTGGATGAGAACGGAAAGGCTAAAGCTTTAATAGGTACTTTACAGAATATACAGGATCATAAGGTGCGGGAAGCGCAGTTACAGCAACAGCATAATATTATTAAAGAACAGAAAGAACGGCTGGAAAACTTTGCGCATATTGTATCGCATAACCTGCGTTCGCATGCCGCTTCCATCACTGTTTCGCTGGAAGTATTGCCACTGGCCACGGAGGAAGAAAAGCAGGAAATTATACAGAATATAGAACGCATCAGCACCAATTTACACGAAACGTTGTACCACCTGAACGAGGTGATTAAAATAAAAAATGATTCCCGGGATGCTATACAAACGTTGTATTTCAAAGATGTGTTTGAGCAGGTGATGCATGTGCTGGATTTGCAGATGAAAAAGAACAAAGCCCGCATTACAGCTGACTTTTCGGGCTGTGACCAGGTGCAGCATATTCCCGCTTATATGGAAAGTATTTTACTGAACCTGGTGTCGAATGCTATTAAATACCGTAGTCCCGACCGGTTGCCGGAAATAAAAATCTGCACTACTCGCCATAATGGTAAAGTGCGGCTGACAATTACGGATAATGGTTTGGGAATTGATTTACACAAGAACGGGCACAAGATCTTTGGCATGTATAAAACCTTTCATGAACATCCCGATGCAAAAGGGATAGGCCTGTTTATTACCAAAAACCAGATTGAAACACTAGGGGGGACTATAGAGGTAGAAAGCCAGGTGGACGAAGGAACCACATTTGTCATTACAATGTTATAA
- a CDS encoding response regulator transcription factor, whose translation MATILTIDDDATMQHVIAMVLKREGYDVYAASNAKEAFECLDKVKCDMVLVDMMLPNTSGLEIISQIKQQWPFDTPAIIVVSALGHEKNVQDSFDLGADDFLRKPFSTSELVCRVARLLQRVAHK comes from the coding sequence ATGGCAACAATTCTAACGATTGACGACGATGCAACCATGCAACATGTTATAGCCATGGTGCTGAAACGGGAGGGGTACGATGTGTATGCTGCTTCCAATGCCAAAGAGGCTTTTGAATGCCTTGACAAAGTTAAATGCGATATGGTGCTGGTAGATATGATGCTTCCAAATACCAGTGGCCTGGAAATTATCAGCCAGATTAAACAACAATGGCCCTTTGATACGCCCGCCATTATAGTGGTGTCGGCCCTGGGGCATGAAAAGAATGTTCAGGACAGCTTTGACCTGGGCGCTGATGATTTCCTGCGCAAACCTTTCTCCACCAGCGAGCTGGTATGCCGTGTAGCACGTCTGTTGCAACGCGTAGCTCATAAATAG